In a single window of the Chondrocystis sp. NIES-4102 genome:
- the pknD gene encoding serine/threonine kinase: MKGQIIQNKYYILKILSSDAISETFLAKDVSRFGLRRYIIHRFRSISNNYQAKSIKLLLSQEANLWQQLSSKNEQIPQLYEYFTLGQDFYVVRQWIKGITLQHRVEKHGVISDIEVKEILISILFVLKYIHSYGLCYRQLKPSNIILSEDNQGNIFTRKQYLPIPIYFSGVEQLTVESELEQYNLVIAKQNEHSFSAFEQTESNCHGDLYSLGLTAIYLLTGKTPTQFSWDITSKQGCWQTDLVKVINRAISPHLWERFTSADEMLQALYSHPIFISDSAVSPPQKKLSLNLDLKVSSILFGIGLLSMGMVYAVANHDSTQPVVKYQSNDSNDSVVSLPQSLTKSPVKPTATLSKSREIPVIAVGTTQEKLIDLLGQPTEQSKGYWINTKALSYKNMATGQFDLGYLVDLDTNKVRQTEICFHQSFKDLAIIQQTVEKILLDEYSPEIQRDIEQVFLNKSSQENLITDNFKGVVERNSHNNLYIGIWDKQFH; the protein is encoded by the coding sequence ATGAAGGGTCAAATAATTCAAAATAAATACTATATTTTAAAGATTTTAAGTAGTGATGCTATAAGTGAAACTTTTTTAGCTAAAGATGTATCTCGTTTTGGATTACGTCGTTATATTATTCATAGATTTCGCTCAATATCAAATAACTATCAAGCAAAATCAATCAAACTATTATTAAGTCAAGAAGCTAATCTTTGGCAACAATTAAGTAGTAAAAATGAGCAGATTCCACAGCTATATGAATATTTTACGCTTGGGCAAGATTTCTATGTAGTGCGTCAATGGATTAAGGGTATAACCTTACAACATAGGGTAGAAAAGCACGGCGTAATATCAGATATTGAAGTTAAAGAGATATTAATTAGTATTCTATTTGTTCTTAAATATATTCATAGCTACGGTCTTTGTTATCGACAATTAAAACCGAGTAATATTATTTTATCTGAGGATAATCAGGGCAATATATTTACTCGAAAACAATATTTACCAATCCCGATTTATTTTTCAGGAGTCGAACAACTAACAGTAGAATCAGAATTAGAGCAATACAATTTAGTTATTGCTAAACAAAACGAACATAGTTTTTCGGCATTTGAGCAAACAGAATCAAATTGTCATGGAGATCTCTATAGCTTGGGTTTAACTGCTATTTATTTACTAACAGGCAAAACCCCTACACAATTCAGTTGGGATATTACCAGTAAGCAAGGTTGCTGGCAGACTGATTTAGTTAAAGTTATTAATCGTGCTATTTCTCCTCATCTTTGGGAACGTTTTACATCTGCTGATGAAATGTTGCAAGCCTTATATTCTCACCCGATATTCATTTCAGATTCTGCCGTTTCCCCACCACAGAAAAAATTATCTTTAAACTTAGATCTTAAAGTAAGCTCAATTTTGTTTGGCATAGGATTATTAAGTATGGGGATGGTTTACGCTGTGGCAAATCATGATTCAACCCAACCAGTTGTTAAATATCAATCCAATGATTCTAATGATTCAGTAGTAAGCCTGCCTCAATCATTAACTAAATCACCAGTTAAACCAACAGCAACCCTATCCAAAAGCCGAGAAATACCAGTTATAGCCGTAGGTACTACCCAAGAAAAACTAATTGATTTATTAGGTCAACCAACAGAGCAAAGTAAAGGGTATTGGATAAATACTAAAGCTTTATCATATAAAAATATGGCGACTGGGCAGTTTGATTTAGGGTATTTAGTAGATTTAGACACAAATAAGGTACGCCAAACCGAGATTTGTTTCCATCAATCCTTTAAAGATTTGGCAATCATTCAACAAACAGTAGAAAAAATTCTCCTAGATGAATATTCCCCAGAGATTCAAAGAGATATAGAACAGGTGTTCTTAAACAAAAGCAGTCAAGAGAATCTGATAACCGACAATTTTAAAGGAGTAGTTGAGCGAAATTCCCATAACAACCTTTATATCGGTATTTGGGATAAACAATTTCATTAA
- a CDS encoding RpoD subfamily RNA polymerase sigma 70 subunit, translating to MLASSSYVETEGDDSFSPDINLDLEADNHLSDKLPEELIELDLEGVDLENISRRGSRTTTDLVRLYLQEIGRVPLLERDEEVSEAQKVQRHIQIIEQRAKAAKAGNTTLQEFIKLVDVHDRLVTQLSHRPSMKRWSRALGMEISQLREHLAEGKQAWAEVIGCSIKDLEAIQKNGIRAKEHMIKANLRLVVSVAKKYQNRGLELLDLIQEGTLGLERAVEKFDPTKGYRFSTYAYWWIRQGITRAIATQSRTIRLPVHITEKLNKIKKAQRKISQEKGRTPKIEDIAKELDMTAAQIREVLLRVPRSVSLEIKVGKEKDTELGDLLETESASPEETLMRESLQKDLHYLLSELTSREREVIQMRFGFGGEKPFSLAEIGRCLELSRERVRQIEAKALQKLRQPRRRNLIRDYLESLS from the coding sequence ATGCTTGCAAGTTCTTCATACGTTGAAACCGAAGGAGATGATTCTTTCTCCCCTGATATTAATCTTGATTTAGAAGCCGATAATCATCTATCAGATAAATTGCCAGAGGAATTAATAGAACTCGATTTAGAGGGAGTTGATTTAGAAAATATTTCTCGCCGAGGCAGTCGCACTACTACTGATCTAGTTAGATTATATTTACAGGAAATAGGCAGAGTTCCTTTACTAGAGAGAGATGAGGAAGTATCAGAAGCCCAAAAAGTTCAACGCCATATTCAAATTATCGAGCAAAGGGCAAAAGCAGCTAAGGCTGGCAATACAACTTTGCAAGAATTTATCAAGCTAGTTGATGTACATGATCGTCTGGTTACCCAACTGAGTCATCGTCCTTCAATGAAACGTTGGTCTAGAGCCTTGGGTATGGAAATTAGCCAATTAAGAGAGCATTTAGCTGAAGGTAAACAAGCCTGGGCAGAGGTTATCGGCTGTTCTATTAAAGACTTAGAAGCAATTCAAAAAAACGGTATTCGTGCTAAAGAACACATGATCAAGGCAAACCTACGTCTGGTGGTTTCTGTAGCCAAAAAATATCAAAACCGTGGTTTAGAATTGTTAGATTTAATCCAAGAAGGTACTTTAGGTTTAGAGCGGGCGGTAGAGAAATTTGACCCAACTAAAGGCTACCGTTTTAGTACTTATGCCTATTGGTGGATTCGTCAAGGCATCACTAGAGCGATCGCAACTCAAAGTCGAACTATTCGTCTACCTGTTCACATTACTGAAAAACTCAACAAAATTAAAAAAGCCCAGCGCAAAATTTCTCAAGAAAAAGGACGCACTCCTAAAATTGAGGATATTGCTAAAGAGCTAGATATGACTGCTGCTCAAATTCGTGAGGTTTTGTTACGTGTACCACGTTCTGTTTCTTTGGAGATTAAAGTCGGTAAAGAAAAGGATACAGAATTAGGAGATTTGTTAGAGACAGAAAGTGCTTCGCCAGAAGAAACTTTGATGCGCGAATCTTTACAAAAAGATCTACATTATCTCTTATCGGAATTAACTAGTCGTGAACGGGAAGTAATTCAGATGCGTTTTGGTTTTGGTGGGGAAAAACCTTTTTCTCTAGCTGAAATTGGGCGTTGTTTAGAATTATCTCGCGAAAGAGTACGTCAAATAGAAGCTAAAGCGTTACAAAAATTACGTCAGCCAAGACGCAGAAATTTGATTAGAGATTATCTTGAATCTTTAAGCTAA
- a CDS encoding peptide methionine sulfoxide reductase encodes MEKATFGGGCFWKIEDAFLRIPGVITTSVGYMGGNFPNPSYLDVLARITGHAEVAQVEYNPDQVSYETLLDIFWSIHDPTQLNRQGADRGEQYRSVIFYHTLEQKIAAQHSLRKLQQSQFDKEIVTKIEPCNEYYLASAEHQQYLEKRRQELGSR; translated from the coding sequence ATGGAAAAAGCAACTTTTGGTGGTGGGTGTTTTTGGAAAATTGAGGATGCTTTTCTTCGTATACCAGGAGTAATTACCACATCAGTCGGATATATGGGGGGTAATTTCCCAAATCCTAGCTATCTAGACGTTTTAGCCAGAATTACAGGTCATGCAGAAGTAGCGCAAGTTGAATATAATCCTGATCAAGTTAGCTATGAAACATTATTAGATATCTTTTGGTCAATTCACGACCCTACTCAATTAAATCGTCAAGGGGCTGATCGTGGAGAACAATATCGCTCAGTTATTTTTTATCATACTCTGGAGCAAAAAATTGCTGCTCAACATTCCCTGAGAAAGTTACAACAGTCTCAATTTGATAAAGAAATTGTGACTAAAATTGAGCCTTGTAATGAATATTATTTAGCTAGTGCTGAACATCAACAGTATTTGGAAAAAAGGAGACAGGAATTAGGTAGTAGGTAG
- a CDS encoding branched-chain amino acid aminotransferase — translation MHNFLKLAYFQNQFVPFEQANISIATHALHYGTGAFGGLRGIPNPEVPNQILLFRLDRHCQRLSDSAKFLKYDLPADKIQQIIIDFVQKNKPTTSFYIRPFIYTSDLGIAPRLHKIEKDFFVYGLELGDYLPPEGISCRLSSWYRQEDRSLPLRGKISGAYITSSLAKTEAVESGFDEAILMNSQGKICEASGMNIFMVRNGKLVTPGLNQDILEGITRDSILTIAQDLGIETVARAIDKTELFIAEEVFLSGTAAKITPVKQIENYHLSNQRPITEKIKQKLTAITENKETQYQHWVYTVDY, via the coding sequence ATGCACAATTTCCTAAAATTAGCCTATTTTCAAAATCAATTTGTCCCCTTTGAGCAAGCAAACATTTCGATCGCCACCCATGCTCTACATTATGGTACTGGGGCGTTTGGAGGTTTGAGAGGTATTCCCAATCCAGAAGTACCCAATCAAATTCTATTATTTAGATTAGATCGCCATTGTCAAAGATTGAGTGATAGTGCCAAATTTCTAAAATATGATTTACCTGCGGACAAAATCCAGCAAATTATTATTGATTTTGTGCAGAAAAATAAACCAACAACATCTTTTTATATCCGCCCTTTTATATATACTTCTGATTTAGGAATTGCACCGAGACTGCATAAAATAGAAAAAGACTTTTTTGTTTATGGTTTAGAGCTTGGAGATTATTTACCCCCTGAAGGTATAAGCTGTCGTTTAAGTTCTTGGTATCGACAGGAGGATAGAAGTTTACCTTTGAGAGGAAAAATAAGTGGGGCATATATAACTTCCTCCCTAGCCAAAACAGAAGCAGTAGAATCAGGCTTTGATGAAGCAATTTTGATGAATTCCCAGGGAAAAATTTGTGAGGCTTCGGGGATGAATATATTTATGGTTAGAAATGGTAAGTTAGTTACTCCAGGGCTTAATCAAGATATTTTAGAAGGTATCACTAGAGATAGTATTCTCACCATTGCCCAAGACTTAGGAATTGAAACCGTAGCTCGAGCGATCGATAAAACCGAATTATTTATTGCTGAAGAAGTCTTTTTAAGTGGTACAGCAGCGAAAATAACACCCGTAAAACAAATCGAAAACTATCATCTATCTAATCAAAGACCAATTACAGAAAAAATAAAACAAAAGCTAACAGCCATAACTGAAAATAAAGAAACCCAATATCAGCATTGGGTTTACACAGTTGATTATTAA
- a CDS encoding putative sphingosine kinase 2, translating into MENPIIFASQLAISPEKPEQFGILTHESLSWWQQGKQQYLALKDVVGVSLVKQKAELPGLVVHAYPIVTTGYIFKKQQRVLKEYYFTCPNLEVRSQWQRAINNTLVGQPPDLNIPPRHLQIIINPISGKGQAPRIFQQVLPLLDRSNLTYTVTETLSAADTKNLVAKLNLADTDGIVIVGGDGTIHDAIAGLMSRSDRDLAIKIPLGVIPGGTGNGLCKTILELSATSYDPLDAAFLIVKGKQQSFDLAAVKQNNQDYYSFLSLAWGLISDVDIESEKFKFLGSLRFDLYALMLICLLRTYKGKFAFIPHPNCQLSPDLKTARQGKWHIIEDEFIFLWAMNTPWAAHDMNVAPYAQLNDGAMDVLLMRKGTSRLELLKALMRLGKGKHLSLPHMEYYQVRSFRLEPLTKKGILVVDGEAVDYAPIEMTVIPNLASVNC; encoded by the coding sequence ATGGAAAATCCTATAATCTTTGCTTCTCAGTTAGCTATCTCGCCCGAAAAACCAGAACAGTTTGGCATATTAACCCATGAGAGTTTATCTTGGTGGCAACAGGGGAAACAGCAATATTTAGCTTTAAAAGATGTCGTGGGAGTTTCTTTAGTTAAGCAAAAAGCTGAACTTCCTGGTTTAGTGGTACACGCCTATCCTATAGTTACCACTGGTTATATATTTAAAAAACAGCAAAGAGTACTAAAAGAATACTACTTTACTTGTCCCAATCTAGAAGTGCGATCGCAATGGCAACGGGCAATAAATAATACACTCGTAGGACAACCGCCAGATCTAAATATTCCACCTCGTCACTTACAAATTATTATCAATCCCATCAGTGGGAAAGGACAAGCACCGCGAATCTTTCAACAAGTATTACCATTACTTGATCGCAGTAACTTAACTTATACAGTTACCGAAACATTAAGCGCAGCCGACACAAAAAACTTAGTTGCCAAACTCAATCTGGCGGATACCGATGGCATAGTTATCGTTGGGGGTGATGGTACAATTCACGATGCGATCGCAGGTTTAATGAGTCGTAGCGATCGCGATTTGGCTATTAAAATTCCTTTGGGTGTGATTCCTGGGGGTACTGGTAACGGTTTATGTAAAACCATCTTAGAACTATCGGCAACTAGTTACGATCCTCTTGATGCTGCTTTTCTAATTGTTAAGGGGAAACAGCAAAGTTTCGATCTCGCTGCGGTTAAACAAAATAACCAGGATTATTATAGTTTTCTTTCCTTAGCATGGGGACTAATTAGTGATGTGGATATTGAATCTGAAAAGTTTAAGTTTTTGGGTTCGTTACGTTTCGATCTTTATGCTTTGATGTTAATTTGCCTACTACGTACCTATAAAGGTAAATTTGCTTTTATTCCCCATCCAAATTGTCAGTTATCCCCAGATTTAAAGACAGCTAGACAGGGTAAATGGCACATCATCGAAGACGAATTCATCTTTCTTTGGGCGATGAATACCCCCTGGGCTGCTCACGATATGAATGTTGCTCCCTACGCTCAACTAAACGATGGTGCAATGGATGTCTTATTAATGCGCAAGGGTACATCTCGCCTAGAATTATTAAAAGCCTTGATGCGTCTTGGTAAAGGGAAACATCTTTCTCTACCACACATGGAATACTATCAAGTTCGTTCTTTTCGTTTAGAGCCTCTAACTAAAAAAGGTATTTTAGTAGTAGATGGTGAAGCTGTTGACTATGCACCCATAGAAATGACAGTGATTCCCAATTTAGCTAGTGTTAACTGTTAA
- the recN gene encoding DNA repair protein: protein MLINLKINNFALVDSLELSLGQGLSVLTGETGAGKSIILDAIDVVLGGKTTTRMIRAGSDRSLIEATFEISPGLNNWLLEQEIDPLDDDTLICSREIIVSKTNLRSRNRVNGVLVNRQLMAQLRSRLVEITAQGQTINLLIAQKQRELLDAYGGKAITAQLSVVSQYYTTAQKLKRELDQRLQSEQELLQRQDLLEFQLKELTEAELTDANELEELEQESDRLSHVVELQQLGHQAYQMLYEGEEEQLAAADLLAKAESCLMEMVEYDSELASILEMVQSGLAQIVEAGQQINGYSEDLEADPERLSEIEARIRQLKLICRKYGPDLSDAIALYQQLQQELAQIKDGGQSIEFLQQEYDLAIANLIKECQKLTQLRQQAARELEKQLVKELKPLAMEKVIFECRLVECSPTGEGADKVMFYFSPNAGEATQPLSVIASGGEMSRFLLALKACFTNTEQSSNTLIFDEIDAGVSGKVAQAIAEKLYQLGKQHQVLCVTHQPLIAAMADGHFKIEKTIVEETNKSTLQNGNSSVADIRTVIRVKSLNEHTVRVKELAQITGGHSAEDAIAFAESLLNKAAKYQASQF from the coding sequence ATGCTTATTAATTTAAAAATCAATAATTTTGCTCTGGTTGATTCTCTAGAACTTAGTTTGGGTCAGGGATTGAGTGTTTTAACTGGAGAGACTGGGGCAGGAAAATCTATTATTTTAGATGCAATTGATGTGGTCTTGGGTGGGAAAACAACTACCCGTATGATTCGTGCTGGCAGCGATCGCTCTTTGATTGAAGCTACCTTTGAGATTAGTCCTGGTTTAAATAACTGGTTATTAGAGCAGGAAATTGACCCATTGGATGATGATACCCTAATTTGCAGTCGTGAAATTATTGTTAGTAAAACTAATTTAAGATCTCGTAATCGAGTTAATGGGGTTTTGGTTAACCGTCAGTTGATGGCTCAATTGCGATCGCGCTTGGTGGAAATTACTGCTCAAGGACAAACTATTAATTTGTTAATTGCCCAAAAGCAACGGGAATTATTGGATGCTTATGGTGGTAAAGCTATTACTGCTCAGTTATCCGTAGTGTCTCAATACTATACAACCGCACAAAAATTAAAACGGGAATTAGACCAAAGATTACAATCAGAACAAGAATTATTACAAAGACAGGATTTATTAGAATTTCAGCTAAAAGAGTTAACAGAAGCAGAATTAACCGATGCCAATGAATTAGAGGAATTAGAACAAGAAAGCGATCGCTTATCCCATGTAGTAGAATTGCAACAACTAGGTCACCAAGCCTATCAAATGCTCTATGAAGGTGAGGAGGAGCAATTAGCAGCAGCAGATTTATTGGCAAAAGCGGAATCATGTTTAATGGAAATGGTGGAATATGATTCTGAATTGGCATCAATTTTGGAGATGGTGCAGTCGGGGTTAGCGCAAATTGTCGAAGCAGGACAACAAATAAATGGATATAGTGAGGATTTAGAAGCAGATCCAGAACGCTTAAGTGAGATTGAGGCGAGAATCAGACAATTAAAACTCATCTGTCGCAAATACGGCCCAGATTTAAGCGATGCGATCGCGCTTTATCAACAGCTACAACAGGAATTAGCTCAAATTAAAGACGGGGGACAATCAATTGAATTTCTACAGCAAGAATACGATTTAGCAATTGCTAATTTAATTAAAGAATGCCAAAAACTTACCCAACTGCGTCAACAAGCAGCAAGAGAGTTAGAAAAACAACTAGTTAAGGAATTAAAACCCTTAGCAATGGAAAAAGTTATCTTTGAATGTCGCCTTGTGGAATGCTCACCGACAGGGGAGGGTGCAGATAAAGTGATGTTCTATTTTAGTCCCAATGCAGGGGAAGCAACCCAACCTCTATCAGTAATAGCGTCTGGGGGAGAAATGAGTCGTTTTTTACTAGCTCTTAAAGCTTGTTTTACTAATACAGAACAAAGTTCCAACACCTTAATCTTTGATGAAATAGATGCAGGAGTATCAGGAAAAGTAGCCCAAGCGATCGCGGAAAAACTTTATCAACTTGGTAAACAACATCAGGTTTTGTGTGTGACTCACCAACCGTTAATTGCTGCTATGGCGGATGGACATTTTAAAATAGAAAAAACTATTGTCGAAGAAACTAATAAATCTACACTGCAAAACGGTAATTCTAGTGTGGCTGATATTCGTACTGTTATTAGAGTTAAATCATTAAATGAACACACAGTTAGAGTCAAAGAATTAGCCCAAATTACAGGAGGACATTCAGCCGAAGACGCGATCGCTTTTGCCGAATCTTTATTGAATAAAGCAGCGAAATATCAAGCTTCTCAATTTTAG
- a CDS encoding peptidase M61 domain-containing protein → MTEATAICKPTPISKEATLFYQVAMPQPATHLFEVTLQVSNWHSETLNLKMPVWTPGSYLVREYARHVQDFQAEGSSGEVLTVKKVSKNHWQIKTLGNSDIKVFYRIYANELTVRTNHLDLTHGYFNGAALFFFIPGLEKQAIKIKIVTPESNWQVSTTLAKVEGENNTFIAANFDTLVDSPVEVGKQQIHNFNVLNIPHSLAIWGKGNADPQRIINDTKKIIIQEAELFGGLPYQQYLFLLHLSGSGYGGLEHKDCCTLNYPRFGFRDRDKYNRFIQLVAHEFFHLWNVKRIRPKALETFDYEAENYTTSLWFCEGTTSYYDLLIPLRAGIYNRQTYLDNLSKDITKYLNTPGRLIQPLGESSYDAWIKLYRRDAYSDNNQISYYLKGQLVSLLLDLIIRAKHQNKRSLDDVMRIMWQRFGKSEVGFSEMQLRQVITEVAEENLDDFYTRYIETTEELPFEQYLSSFGLYLKTVEESDIPYMGIRVQSENQELIKFVAVESPAEQAGIEANDELLAIDGIRVNAQSLNERLKDYQVNQTIDVTVFHQDELKTLAVTLGKPQVSRYEVVIKDNLSELEQQNLVGWLGK, encoded by the coding sequence ATGACTGAAGCCACTGCTATTTGTAAGCCAACACCTATAAGCAAGGAAGCAACGTTATTTTACCAAGTTGCTATGCCTCAACCTGCTACTCATTTATTTGAAGTTACATTGCAAGTAAGCAATTGGCACTCAGAAACTTTAAATTTAAAAATGCCAGTTTGGACTCCTGGATCATATTTAGTCAGAGAATATGCAAGACACGTTCAAGATTTCCAGGCAGAGGGTAGCAGTGGTGAGGTTTTAACAGTAAAGAAAGTAAGTAAAAATCATTGGCAAATCAAAACTTTAGGCAATTCAGATATTAAAGTTTTTTATCGTATTTATGCTAATGAATTAACAGTACGTACTAATCATTTAGATCTTACCCACGGTTATTTTAATGGGGCTGCCTTATTTTTCTTTATACCAGGTTTAGAAAAGCAAGCTATAAAAATAAAAATTGTAACTCCTGAATCTAATTGGCAAGTAAGCACGACTTTAGCTAAAGTTGAAGGAGAAAATAATACCTTTATAGCTGCCAATTTTGATACTTTAGTAGATAGTCCTGTAGAGGTAGGAAAACAGCAGATCCATAATTTTAACGTACTAAATATACCCCATTCCTTGGCAATTTGGGGTAAGGGCAATGCAGATCCTCAAAGAATAATTAACGATACCAAAAAAATAATTATTCAGGAAGCAGAACTTTTTGGTGGTTTACCTTACCAACAATATCTATTTCTCCTGCATTTATCAGGTAGTGGATATGGTGGTTTAGAACATAAAGATTGTTGTACTTTAAATTATCCTCGTTTTGGTTTTCGCGATCGCGACAAGTACAATCGCTTTATTCAGTTAGTAGCCCATGAGTTTTTCCATCTGTGGAATGTTAAACGTATTCGCCCCAAAGCTTTGGAAACTTTTGATTATGAAGCGGAAAACTATACTACTTCTCTTTGGTTTTGTGAAGGGACAACTAGCTACTATGATCTACTAATACCATTACGGGCAGGTATTTATAATCGTCAAACATATTTGGATAATCTCAGTAAGGATATTACTAAATATCTCAACACACCAGGACGTTTAATACAGCCTTTGGGAGAATCTAGTTATGATGCTTGGATTAAACTCTATCGTCGTGATGCCTACAGTGATAATAACCAGATATCTTATTATCTTAAAGGACAATTAGTTTCCTTATTATTAGATTTGATAATTCGGGCAAAACATCAAAACAAGCGATCGCTAGACGATGTAATGCGCATCATGTGGCAACGTTTTGGGAAATCTGAAGTAGGTTTTAGCGAGATGCAATTGCGACAGGTAATTACGGAAGTGGCAGAGGAAAATCTGGATGATTTTTATACTCGCTATATTGAAACTACAGAAGAATTACCATTCGAGCAATATTTAAGCTCTTTTGGCTTATACTTAAAAACTGTGGAAGAATCAGATATACCTTATATGGGTATTAGAGTACAGTCAGAAAATCAAGAATTAATTAAATTTGTTGCTGTTGAATCTCCAGCCGAACAAGCGGGAATTGAAGCTAACGATGAACTTTTGGCTATTGATGGTATTCGCGTCAATGCTCAATCTTTAAATGAAAGATTAAAAGATTATCAAGTCAATCAAACAATTGATGTAACTGTCTTTCATCAGGATGAATTGAAAACTCTAGCTGTTACTTTGGGTAAGCCACAGGTAAGTCGTTATGAGGTAGTAATTAAAGATAATTTATCAGAGTTGGAGCAACAGAATTTAGTTGGGTGGTTGGGGAAATAA
- a CDS encoding phosphoribosylaminoimidazole carboxylase, with the protein MTQPEALKKILNAIALGELSPDSALEKLKDLPFESLDEFAKIDHHRQLRTGFPEAIWGADKTPDQIIKIMTAMSEKATVVMATRIQSEVYQQLKIALPQLVYYPAARISALSLHHIPKQIGTISILTAGTADIPVAEEAAITAELSGFTVKRLWDVGVAGIHRLLSNRQVVYDAQVLIVVAGMEGALPSVVAGMADCPVIAVPTSVGYGASFKGVTPLLTMLNSCATGIGVVNIDNGFGAAILAGQILRTGMKIKDDAG; encoded by the coding sequence ATGACTCAGCCAGAGGCACTAAAAAAAATACTTAATGCGATCGCGCTAGGTGAGCTTAGTCCAGATTCTGCCCTAGAAAAGCTAAAAGATCTACCTTTTGAATCTTTAGATGAATTTGCCAAAATTGATCATCATCGTCAGTTAAGAACAGGTTTTCCTGAAGCTATTTGGGGGGCGGATAAAACCCCCGATCAAATTATTAAGATTATGACTGCCATGTCCGAAAAAGCTACAGTGGTTATGGCAACACGTATTCAAAGCGAAGTTTATCAGCAATTAAAAATCGCCCTTCCCCAATTAGTTTATTACCCTGCTGCTCGTATATCTGCCTTATCTTTACACCACATTCCTAAGCAAATAGGTACAATCTCTATTCTAACGGCTGGGACGGCGGATATACCTGTGGCTGAAGAAGCAGCGATCACCGCCGAATTATCTGGTTTTACTGTTAAGCGTCTTTGGGATGTTGGAGTTGCAGGCATTCATCGTTTATTGAGCAATCGTCAGGTGGTTTATGATGCCCAGGTATTAATTGTTGTGGCAGGTATGGAAGGGGCGTTACCTAGTGTTGTTGCAGGGATGGCAGATTGTCCTGTAATTGCTGTACCTACTAGCGTTGGGTATGGGGCAAGTTTCAAAGGAGTAACTCCTCTATTAACTATGTTAAATTCCTGTGCTACTGGTATTGGTGTGGTTAATATTGATAATGGTTTTGGCGCAGCTATATTGGCAGGGCAAATTTTACGCACGGGTATGAAGATTAAGGATGATGCTGGCTGA